Part of the Salvelinus sp. IW2-2015 linkage group LG7, ASM291031v2, whole genome shotgun sequence genome, ATACCCGAGTAAGATTGATATAAAGGCATTAGTCTCGACGTAGCCTCGTCGCGAACCACGCGATTTGGAAGGTATGGCAACGCTAGACTAGTCTTGACAgaacaatggcaatttgaattttAAAATCGAATGTTGACATCAAACTGGATACAGCACACAATACAATGCATACAAACTAGTCTTTGTATCCACTGTACTCAGACGTATTGTAACAAAATGCCAATTTATACATTACAGCAAACATACTGATAAACTGTCCTTAAATCTAATCTGTACATATTTCACACAGATCAGCCCTCAATCTTTTTATTTGCAAGAGGGGTGGGTTCATAAACTTTGCCGAAGTACTAGAAACCCAAGGGACTTAAAATTGTCCGTAATCACTCCTGTGCATCCCTTAGAGAATTGTGCCTTCAGCACAGTGGATGGCTCCCAGCATCGGATCAACTTTAAGGATTAAGAGGTAAGTGGACAATTTAACAGTATATGCATGTGACTTTCTGACAACAAAACTAATTACAATTATCTTGAGCAATTCCCAAACTtggaactacatacatttttagctTGTATCAGTTTTCACATCGGATTTTGCCAGTAGCTGGATGCTTTTTGCATTGATGTTGTTTGATACGAAGTTCTACCCTCAATAGACAAGTTCTTTTTTTGTACCTCCTTGAGTATCATTAGGCTCCATTTGAAAATACTGATTGCATTCAACTTACAAATATGTAATTGTGACTGCCCTCAAGCCTGGCCAAGATGGTGAGCACAAACGTAAGTGAATGGCCATGAGGGTAATTTGTCAGTCTCCACCACTTCGTGAGAAAGTAATACCCAGAGACCTCAGAACCTACATTAATGCTGAATTTTGCTCTCATCCCATAAACTTTCTGAATACCGAATAAGAAACGGTGGTTAAGGTATCAGTGGAAGGAGTCCCACGTGTTGTCTGTGGAGTTACGGAGAAAACCACATGCCAGGAAGTGGTCACAGCTTTGGCACAATCCCTTTGTGTACACGTCCAGCAATATTTAAATTTTACTGTTTAATTTCACTTGAAACGTCCAATCCAAATCAATCTTAGGTGATAGATTCATCCCCATCATCTTCCTTTGCTTAGGTCGTCCTGGGTGCTACACACTTAGAGAAATTCAAAGAGTTTGAGCGGAATGGGGAACCCAATGAACAGCTTCTGAAGTCACTTGGAGGTACGGCCAGCAGACCAGAGGTCAAGCTCACCCTGCTGCATAAAGGGCCATCCTTCTGGGAAGGGCCTAGTAGAGGGAAAGGCAGCAGATACCAGGCTGGGCCTCAGCTGGGGAGAGCAGATGCTGGGGGCAAAGTACAAAGGGGTAATGGTGGTCTTAGTACCGTCAAAGCCTACCTCCCTTATCAAGCCTGCGGCAACAAGCCGAACAGCCACCGGAAGAACCGAAGAAGTCCAAAAGAAAGTCCCCGACCCTGATGGAGGCTTGGGGATGGCTGGAGAGCCGAGGAAGAGTGAACCAATCAGGCCGCGAAAAAGGAAACCGCAAGGACACTGACAAAAGGGATGGTAATTCCCTGAATGTTTGTCACCGTTGCCATGGATCCCTCCACTCCTGGGGTTTTGCAGAGCAAAGTCAGAGGAGAAAAGAGTGCAAAGTCCGTTGAGCACTAGCGAATCTCTTGCTGCATGCGAGATCAgggcagggacagagagaagagtaacataagcatttctgaTGAGGGTAAGGATAACCAACATGTTAAGAGACACTCAGAGGCTGGCATGGCAAAGATAAAAGCGGAAGGCTGGCAGAATCCAACCAGTGCCCTTAAGATGGTTGATGAGAGAAGAAAGTTAAGAGGACTAGTTGCTCGCCAACAGACTAGTCTGAAAGAGCTGCAGGTCCAAATAAACTCAACGGATAGCCAGATTCATGAGCTGGAGGAGAAACAAAACGTCAGGCAAACTGACCAAGAGAACCAGCCTTCTGCTGGAGAAGGCAGAGCAGCTGGAATTTTGGGATAATGAACTAAAGGTGGAAGAGGGATATGAGACTTGGAACAGTTCCTGGAGATGAAAGAAAAAGCTGTTGAGTGTAAGGGCAAGTTGGAAGAGTACAAAATGAAATTGCAAGGACTTGATTCCTCAAGAGACAGAACTATTCAAAGGGAGAAAGTTAATGTTCCAAGCCAAGATGCCACATCTCCTGCTGCTGCAGGGTGGACAAGGCCAAATGAGGCCTTGAAATCAGTCAAGAGCTCTTAGTCAGCATGGTAAATAGACAGGAAGTTTGCTCCCAGAGAGAACTCAGATCTTCCTCATGCGCTAGTTTCTCCAAACCAGATCAAGGACTTGCAGCCCTCGTGGTCAAGTCCGCTTAGAGACTGGTGGACATACTGGTCTGAAGCCCCAGGTCCAAATTCAGAAACACAACCAAGGGTTGTGCATCGCTCCGAGATAACAATACATCTGGGCAGCACCAGGGTTTGAACGAGGTAGAGCAAGAACTGAAACTCACTGGTTTAAAAACAAGCAAACCAGTAACTTAATGTGCGTGATAATTCAAACTGCAGGGATTTGTTCCCAGTTTTACATTTCTATATGGCAACAATAAAATGTCTTTAAGCAAACTTCTATTGTCCTACCAAAAGTTGCTGAATAGCTTTTCCCATCTTCAGTTTGCTCCACTGTTCAGGCACATTTCTTTTTCACTGCACCGTTTCAAGACAAGTCTCTTGCTGCCATCTTGAATAAAATATTTTCTACAAACTGCATGGAATTTTAAGGAACAAATAACTGCCTGGATGTTCTTTcaaataaagtaacacaatatgaTTTTCATAAAACTTTAATTCAATTGCTTCATTCAAGACCATTAACAAAAGTACATAGGAGCGCCTGTGCAGTTCAGGTTCAACCCAGTGATCTCCAGTTTAAATAAATGGTCTCTAACTGCCGTATGTGCGTACAGACACAACAGATCACCCTCCAACACCGCCAGAGCACAATAGATATCCTGATCCTTAAGACGCAACTTAATTCTAATGCTTTGTTACCCCGCTGTTTTTTTACTgaagttaaaatgtatttttgttataTTGTGATGTTTAATCTTTCACTAAGAAAAAAAAgcacacattacatacagtatatttcaacCAACAGGTATTTGGGATGCAGATCAGTATTATTTCTAATGGGAATAAAAAGCCATCCTTTCTTCATATTTTGGCAGTTGGGCTGGGGACAGGGGATAtgtcaaaaaaaaatgtttttgtagtTTAGGCACCGTATTCTTACGTCAATGAAACAAAAAAGCAAAGAGGtgcaaaaaataataaagtacatGGTATAAAACTGCTCGATATAAGATGCCATTAGGAATTCTGCACCTGAGGAAATTGCTTACAAAGCGTGTTAATAGCGAAAAGTTATCTAAAGGCTCCAGATTTGTGAAAGTAAATCCAAATCATATAGCCACTTAAACATTCACAGGCAACACAACACCATGCTTTCACTCCAGCTCTTGGATAGAGTTTAAAAAACTGCTCAAAAAAACCGAGCAGAGAAGTAGCCTCTGTTTTAGTCCACACATGAGAAACATCACCCTCCTTATGGAGGGAACTTTGCTTTATGCATTTTGTAGGAAAGCATAGTGAAAACCATTGGCAAATGATAATCATTTAGTTGCCTTAAATGAGGGAGAACAATGGAGGAAAAGAAGCAGATGAGCTCTAATACATGCCCACACACAACAGGTTGCAGGTGCAGAATTCCAGACAATTAGGCAGATTCAGCAGATGGGACAAGACACTGCCACGCAACCGTCACTGATTCTAAAGCACACAGAAACCCTCAAAACAAATTCCTCTGTAACTTctatcatttctaaaaacacCTTATGCACAACAGTCACACGCACAACACTCGGAAGAGGGATCCCGCCTTGTATACTGCAGTACGAAACTGTATCAAGTACATCATACATGGGCAGCAGAGAACAAATGGAATGAGGGTTCCCTTGCAGGTGATGGAACATGGAGGGGTTACACATGCTTATTTCTCTGTGTATCAAGAGTGTGTGTAGGAGCATGTGTCCACAAGACAGCAAACATCCCTTTCCATTGTTGTCGTCCATTCTCACGTTGCATTTCTAAATCAGGGCCCACCTAGTCAGACGGGAAAGGTTATATACTGCTCAGTCAATGACACCCGGTTGACGGGTCTTCCTCTCCACATTGAAGCCCTGGGTACAAAACAAAGTAGACCAGTAATAATAAAATCAACACGCTTTATAGATAAAAACACAAAGTGTACACACATCAGAACTTATACAGCATTATGTGTTCAAATGTGCGTACCTTTGAATTGTCAGGGCCGCGGGGCTGTCTCACAATAACTAGGCGGGGGGCACTAGCGTCATCCAGGGTGATGCTCTTGAGCCGGTTGACCAAGCGATCAGGACGGGGGGTTGCCACCGGTTTAGGCCCTTCACTGTGGGGGTAAAGAAACAAAAGGGCTTTTTTAACCAACAATATACTGTCTAGGTTTAGGATAACTGGGTCATAAATGAGACATGATTAGTAAATGTGGGGGGCTAGAAATCCAATTTCACTTAGTCAGTTGCATTGACTTTGGTTGCCATCAAGAAAACAGGCATCGTTATTGGCTAAGTTGAGGTAATACTTCCGTTTCCGAACATCTTACCCTACTTCATGGTAATAGTACACCCCCCTGCAGTATTTACCTAACTCTGCGTACGTTGCAGGCACTACATTTCCCTGTGCGTTGGTTGAGGATGACTGAGAACTCCACCTCATCCCCGGTCTGGAGCTCTAAGCCATCATGCACCTCTTTGAcatggaaaaacagcttcttactCTCGCCAACTTCATACGTGATAAAACCAAACTGGGGAGACAAGACATTACAGAATAAATAGGCATAGCGCTCATAGGTAGCCACACCAATACCTTGCATAGTGAGAAAGTCCCAAAACAAATTATACATTCTAATTACTTCATGTTTGGGTTACTGACCATACGTACTTAAACTGCAGAATCTCAGTTAAATTTTGAAAGgcaatttaatcttgtctatcGCCAAAAATGTTGACAAGCATGATCAGATACCTGGTCCTTGACGCACTCCACCAGGGCTTTACGTTGGGGGACAACGTTGCAGGCCATCGTCTGTCCTGTCTGAGCCACTGTGCACAGCTGGAACTTCACCATCTCGCCTTTCTGCAGACAGTCTGCCTTGTTCGCCATGCCCACGATGCCAAAGGAGTAATTCTGGCACTTTGTGCCATCTGAATGCGTACAGGTGGGGAGAAGAGGAACAGTCAATTTAGCCATTTGGTTATTATAGAGTAAGTGCATTAGTAAAAACATTAAATTGATTTGATGGACATAAACCTCCACTGCCAGTGGTGACTTACCTTCCTCCAAGAGCTCAATGAGCCCCTGGTACTCTGTCTGGGACGGGTCCACACTGCGCAGAGGGCGCACCACCTTCCCCAACATCACCGTCTCACCAACATCCTGCCCCACACCATTCACTGCAATAACAGAACACCATTAGCATACTCACTTTGAAGGTAGATACATAAATGCTTCGCTATAGAACTGACTGTGGTGCAAACTCAAACTAAATCAATTTACTGCCTACCTGCTACCACCTTAGTAACCTTCTCAGCGCTGACTTTGTTTCCTTTGCCCTTGGACAGGGTGTATTCCACAGTGTCGCCCAGCTCCAGGTTCTCCAAGTCTCCACACAGCTCACTGGAAAAGACAGGCAGCATGAAAAACATAGGGCAGATCTTTTTTGTACAGATCTAATGTCACACCAACCAACATATTTTACACTAGCTTGCATGTGTTAAGTTGTACCTGTAATGAAAGAAGATCTCTTGATCGTGATTGGCTGTCTCTATGAAGCCAAAGTTGTCTTTCAGTGTGGCAATGTATCCCAGCAGCCTCTTGGTGTTGACAGTGCGGTTGAGGATCTTGATGGTGACAGCGCTCTGTTGGCCCGTCCTCTTTACCTCATTGATGGAGAACTCCACCTAGAGGACAAGGTTGGATTTACAGCACATGAAATCAGAGCCAACTCATTGTCTCTCTTTGGGGTTTGGCTAGTGTGAACTTGTTTGGTTCAGTACCTTGTCTCCTGCCTGTGGCTGGGTAGCTCCCTCCAGATCTTTGACGTGGTACGACACAGTCAGCTTCACTCCACAGTCCTCATAAGAAACCACTCCCTCTTCTGCTTCCTACATGACAGACATCAGAAAACAGATTAGACTGGCAGTTCCAGTCAAAGGCTGGCTACTGCACTCCTCTCCAGAAATCAGGCATTCAACTGTTACAAGTTTATAACACCACTGCTGAGCATTAGGAAACGTTCTAATACTTCAGAAAAATGCCCCCAGCCtggcaaaaaataaatactgaTATGATGAGGCTGGATAGTTGAAAGTAAAAGTGTAGGATAATGTTTTAATTCATCCAAGCCAGTGCACATCAGTAATAACTTCAAAAGGAGGAAGGGCGGAATGATGCATTTTAAAAGTTTAGGAGTATATCAGATGAACAGCAGTAGCAACTTCTTGTTAACGCTAAGAGTGCAGATGACTGGCACCAAGATGTGCAACATCACACATTCCAAAGCACCTCGTTAGTGTTCAGTTAGCATTGACTAGTGTTTGAAATCAACACCTTTGTACACAGTGTTAAATGTAGGGCTGCCCCCAACCcctccaccccccaaaaaaacctgGCTGACCGAGAgttgttctttcaaccaatcaaatCAACTAAACGCACTGAGCTTGCCTGCTGCTTTAAGCACactaattaaataattaagacaaatGACGAGGGAGTACGaatgcaattgatttgattgtgcaggGCAGGGCACAGACTTGCTgccctgtgtaaaaaaaaaatatttaaaaaagcacCCATCCTCTCCCCCCTGCTGCAGTGACCACCACAGAACAAATCAAGATTgtatgtcacatgcaccaaatacaacagtgaaatgcttacttacgagcccttaaccaaaaatgcagttaagGAAAAATAAGTGTTTATAGCGCTGTCCACATTGCTGTAACAATTACAGCCAATTCTGACTGAAGTCAtgttaccgaaatccctaatTTCTTTAGGGAAAACATTCCCTGAACCCTTACATGACACTTATGTGTcacatgcacgtgaccaatagggcctgggCTATAGAACATCAATCACATCAACAAATTGGTTATAAACTCAGAACACCGTAACATCAAAACAGATGCACTCAAATttgggaatgtttactggttgctcaggaagTAAAGGGGAAGTTAGATGTGCAGAATAAATTTGACCAGTTGTGGAAAATATTGGAGATCAAGAAGGTAAGGCACAAGCGCTGTGTACATATTATGTGTggcaaacaggtgctgttagattacaatataatttCCCCAGACCGTTTGGAACAAAGTAAACACCGGAAAAAATTATATGCGTACCAGTCCAACTTTTGGGGGTAAatcctttattacagcaaagattaAAGACAGTCACATTCGTTTGTGAATGCAATTTTCCAAAATTGaatggtttatttattgtttacgctAATTATTTAAGGGTGGCTTTGTTATTTTAAATCGAAGACGCTTGAAAGCActtaatgataatgacattagtCACAATCCAATAAGAGATCACGCGGCTTATATTTTTCTGACAATTTGGAACCGTTAcactaaataaaaccagagaggctgtactaacaaaacaaaaagacCCAAAGCcattattacagcatagcaaagctTAAAAACAGCTACATTTGTGAACTTGTTTATCCGACGTGTTGTGGttgcgtgaggcttggtgctcacagaATGAATAGGCTATTAAAACAAACCGGCAACAAGCAGGATCTTCAACCGATCGGCATTGCAACCCCTCAATATTAAAATTCTCATTGGTGGGTTTGAGGTGCCACTGTAGAATTGGTGGTGTTATGGCCAAAAGTAGCAGTAGCACATTTGTATAAGTAATAAATCATAATTTTTGATAATGATCCTAAGATATGAATGAACTTTTTTTAGCTACTGCTCAactaaagaaatcttggtcgaccaaaagCCGATAGACCAAACAGTCGACTTAATGGGGTCAGCCTTAGTTAAATGCCATATCTCCTTAGGAACTAGTAAAGTAAATTACAAGACGGCAAAAGTGAGAATAACATGTTTACAGAGGAATTGATTAGGACTGAAACCACAGTCAACCATGGGGTGAGGAGCACATTCAGCGGGCATTAACACCACTGACCTTTTCTACTACTTTACCCTTGAGAAATATGCACAATTAGTCTACCCATTTGAGCATACATGGCAACTACAGTATGCATGTCTGCAGCAATGTGAAGTGCAAAGGTTAGGAAATGAGACTGATTTAAGAAATTGGGCAAACACCTATACATGATGAATTTTAATAAGGTAACTAGGGGAATTTGTCACAGTTGCCACGTAAAATGTCTGGCAAATCAATGTCATATCTAGCTAACATGAGACAAAATTAGTGGTTAGTACTTTGCCTCTGTGTCCACCCAGTAGGAAAACATTGATTGATGTATCTATCTAGCATTGTTCAACTTGATGGCAACATGCAGACAAAACTCCTACCTTGTCTTTTTTCTAATGGAGAGAAGTAGCATGAGGGGGAAAGGGTGAAAGGAGAAAGCAAAGCAGAGAATTAGAACTAAGGTGTCAAATCAAATGGGCTGAAAAATGCCTGATCGTAAGGGGAAATGTGTGCGTGCGGGTCTCGGAGCAGTTTTACATTTTGATACTGATCAGACTAGGAGGGGGTGAGGACAGAAAAGGCAAAGAAAGATCAGGCAGGGAAGGACAAACATGTACTGTCAAAATAAAAAAGGCAAATGTTGACAATGTCGCTGTGGGTTCCCAAGTGCTGCCCTGGGTGCTTTCGTACCTTCTCTTTGGCCTTGCTGGGGCTGGCGCTCTTGTTGTTGGTGATGGCTGCTGTGGCCTCCTTCTCCACCACACCCACAAAGCGCTGCTCAGACTGGGTGTGGAAGGAGACTGTGCCCTTGGGCAGCTTCTTTATGCGCACCGCGTGGTTCCTCTGGGCAGACAGCATGTCCTgcacaggagagggagaaaaaaaaaacgtttcaaTTTGTGTTGGTGATCAATAATGCTCTCATTGAGATTGGCTACCTCACAATACAAACCAGACAGAGACCAAAATACATTTGGAAAACAATGTGCCTAGGAAAAGTGAATGGGTTCAAAGAGTGAGATTTCCTAATATTAATAAGAATTTACTGGATGTTCATTTCAAAATCAAGAGTTTCTCATTAAACTAACAGCCTTGGAAGATTGACAGAGAAAAAGAAGGAAGGTGAGAGTAAAGGAATTTTAAAGACAGCAATTGTATATTGAAAAACGGACCATGGGCGTTCTCTCTGGACTCACGGGCACAACTGTGAACTCGACTTCATCAGAGATGTGCAGCTGGCCCTCCTCCAGCACCTCGCTAAAGTGAAAGAACATCCTGGCGTCCCGGTCCACACACTTGATGAAGCCAAAGCCGTCACGCATTGCAGCGATCACACCCTATAGGACAGAGAAAGCCGTCAACACACAGCAGAGATGACGTCGACTCTGCATGTAGACCGAATAATCTGCTGGGACTGAATGGGATGCATGAGTTCACAAGCTGCATTAGTTCACCGATCCTTGTGTTTTCATCACTAATTATATGGACATATCAGGATTGGGCGAAAGCAGCCCTTAAACTGCTTCACTGAGTTCTTTTACTTTTGAGTTAACCGAGATTAAAGAGACAGTGCATAAGATAAAATGCCAATCCTTCCCTTTCATTCGGGACTGTAGGTTTACGCTCTTCCATTTAATAGATAACAGTTTGGAATATGAACTCGATTTTTTAGGAATGCAAATTTCAGGTTGCCATATTCATTGATTAAACTCCACACAAAGCTTCCTCAAATGAACTAGTGAGCGTACCATAGATCTCCTCATGGTCCTTACCATCTCACGGGACTCCTTAGTGAAGTGGAAGGTGTCGGGCAGGATGTCGATGTTGGTGGCCCGCTCCAGCTTGTCCCTGCGGTCTGTTGAGATGTTGAACTGCACATGGTCGCCCTCCAGCAGGGTCACCTTGGACTTGGTATCCTTCTCGCCGAATAGGAGCTCCTTGTCCGTGAAGCTGATCCTAGCACAGATTCGGCCTGGGAGCGGATCATTCTAAAAGATTGGGAGGAACAATACAAATCCAGGATTCAGTAAAAACCAAGCGCAGGTTAATTCTGAGTATGTAGGCATCGCGTAAGTTGCGGACCTGGTTCTTGGTTGGAACTTTAGGGATGACTTTGACGACAGTGCCTTCAAACTGCTCAATGCTGATGTCCTCAAATATGACGGTTCCCTGGGCGAGCAGCCTCACGTCGGTGGCCACCTCTTTCCCCTAGAGAAAAACAAAATGCTTTATAGCCGATTTATCCTTGATTCGGCAATGTGGTCTAACGCAATTGCGGAGCCCCCGGAGGTCAAATCGAGCTCCATACGGCGATGCCATGcacctcccaaattttgtaacaatgcagagggctccatatagctccgcattgagATGATTGGTTGACGCTAAGTGGAAGAGCATGTGTAAACACAGCACAGCTCCAAGAAACTCAAgtagtatgaatgccctgacagACACCGTATCGCCATAAATGCTTTAGTTACTTCAATGTTGCTCTTTTCCTCTCCATTACAACATTCTATTGCATAATTACAGGCTCATGGCATCAATATGTATTCAGAATGTATACATGAGCAGGAGTAATTTCTGTTGAACAGACTTTCCTATTGAGACATTCTCACTGTCATTAAACAGCCATTGCTTGATTTGACAAGTTGAGTCCCTAACATAAGAATAACTTGATTCCAATACTGGCCTCATATTCTATACTTTTGCAAGCCATTAGAACGGGTCACCAGAGTTGGCTAGCCAGAACGGTTCCATGTGATGCCACCTACGTTTCTCTCTTTGATGGTGAACTCCACGTCGTCGCCGGCCTGAAGGGCCTCCAGGTCACCCTTGAACTCGCTGTAGTGGAAGAAGATCTCCTTCACCACGTCAGCCCTCTCAATGAACCCAAAGGCCTCCTACCAGACAAAAGGGTTATCGATTAGATTATAATCAGGCACATACAGTAGCCAATGTCCAGCCAGGGATCCACAAGGCTCTACTGTGGCTTTACCTTGGTGGCACAGACAACCCCCTGGCACCTCATCTGTTTCTTCTTTACCAGGACGATGTTGTGAGCACTGACTGCACCAGTGCTGAAACACACAGAATATACCATGGAGGAAAAGGCTATGGTAGTATGCaatcaaaacattttaaattgtgaaACAATAAGACACTTGACAAACAACTCACTGCTTGTTGGTTTCCATATAGAAGCTGACTTTGTCTCCCGTGTCCAGGTGCATGTTGCCCTCTATGTCATCTGGGGTGTAGGTCAGGTAAAACACCTCCTGCGTGGGAAGGAATCCATACTTTACATTACATTGACTACCAGCCTTGTCATGAAAATAATCTTTCTACAGGCCATTTGACAGTCTTACCCCGTTTCTCTCGTAACACACACTGCCAGTGGGCACCTGCCCCGGTGCAGATTTGCCATCCAGTTGAGTGGGAATCGCTGAGACAACCTAAAAGACAGCAAGAACCACAGGGGGAGATGGTTAAGAATGGCATTTGGGTGATTCAACACAATTGCCTTACTATAAATCAGTGCACCTAAATAAGGAAATTACAATCAATCATTCTGTGGAAACAAACTGGTTGATTTTCAAAATTATATCAAGAGAGCGAAGGGATACAAGCCTGGTATGTACTGTAGACACTACTGCATGAGATGTGAAATGCTTGaaatgccaaatttcttcatttGAATGAGTAAAGGCCATTTGAAGAAAAGGCTAATAAAACATCAATGCTATCAAAATATTACAGCCAATCAAACCTATTCAATTTACTGACTTCATTTGTCATTCCTTTGAAAATAAGCCTTCAACTTAATTTAGGCAGAACTTTCTAGAGAAAGACTTAGGCTGTTTTGTTTTAACTTCAAATCCCACCTCCACCCGTGAACACCATCACCACACAACATGTATGTCGAGGACAGGCAAGCCCATTGTAAATCTCCATGGAAACAGATGACATTCCTAGCATTTCAGATAAACAGACCACGACCAACATAAATAACCACAATAAAAATGTGAATTTAAAATCAGTGGTGGGGGTTCGTATTTACGCATCTATGAAACTATTAATAAACAAAAATGATTTTAAAGATTTACAATGAGCTTGAACATACACCCAACTGACGAACAAACACCGACATTGAGGTGACAGGGACAAAAACAGAACCAAAAGTAAAATGGTGTTCCTTAACTGGATGAATATAACCATGCAGCACAGTAAAGGGAGAGGCGTGCGAGTCTGGCCCCACCTGGCCCGAGATGCGCTCCTCTGGAAGCACCTCTGGTTTGATCTTAAGCAGCTTCACTGCTATGGGCTTGCCAGTGCGCCTGTCTGAGGACACTTCAAACTCCACATCATCTGGAgaggcagaggggaagagagaaggaagaaaatgGGCTGTGAGAAAATGTGTTCTCGACACCAAATGCTGACCGGACATTCATGGAGGTCAATCGACTTAAAAGCGGCCCACAGTAGCTTGTGAAGAGCCCAAGACAGAAATCTGTTGTTACCACTTAGCCCCAAGGATTTTTTGAAGGAATTCTCATTTTTGGCCAGATAAACATTAGGTGGTTTCCCCAAACAGATTAATCCTAGTCTGAAGGAGAATCtcatttgaaaatgtttagtgCATGATTAATCTGTGTTTGGGAAACCATCCCTAAAAGCTTGTGTTGTTCAGTAGCTTGTTGGATGAGACTAGACTACTAAATGACTAGAAGCAGCACTGGACTCTCACCTCCTATCTTGAGCTCCTGAAGGTTGCCGTTGTACTGGGAGCAGTGAAAGAAGAGGCGCGCCTGCCGCTCCGAGCACTGGATGAACCCGTAGGAGGTGAGCAGCTTCTCCACCACTCCTGT contains:
- the LOC111966514 gene encoding cold shock domain-containing protein E1 isoform X11, yielding MGSPWKGFVEFTLPTSPPAAFISADLSSTSPVGLSLSPYGRSMSFDPGMLHNNGHTAFANGTAAGIRETGVVEKLLTSYGFIQCSERQARLFFHCSQYNGNLQELKIGDDVEFEVSSDRRTGKPIAVKLLKIKPEVLPEERISGQVGPDSHASPFTVLHGYIHPVVSAIPTQLDGKSAPGQVPTGSVCYERNGYGFLPTQEVFYLTYTPDDIEGNMHLDTGDKVSFYMETNKHTGAVSAHNIVLVKKKQMRCQGVVCATKEAFGFIERADVVKEIFFHYSEFKGDLEALQAGDDVEFTIKERNGKEVATDVRLLAQGTVIFEDISIEQFEGTVVKVIPKVPTKNQNDPLPGRICARISFTDKELLFGEKDTKSKVTLLEGDHVQFNISTDRRDKLERATNIDILPDTFHFTKESREMVRTMRRSMGVIAAMRDGFGFIKCVDRDARMFFHFSEVLEEGQLHISDEVEFTVVPVSPERTPMDMLSAQRNHAVRIKKLPKGTVSFHTQSEQRFVGVVEKEATAAITNNKSASPSKAKEKEAEEGVVSYEDCGVKLTVSYHVKDLEGATQPQAGDKVEFSINEVKRTGQQSAVTIKILNRTVNTKRLLGYIATLKDNFGFIETANHDQEIFFHYSELCGDLENLELGDTVEYTLSKGKGNKVSAEKVTKVVAVNGVGQDVGETVMLGKVVRPLRSVDPSQTEYQGLIELLEEDGTKCQNYSFGIVGMANKADCLQKGEMVKFQLCTVAQTGQTMACNVVPQRKALVECVKDQFGFITYEVGESKKLFFHVKEVHDGLELQTGDEVEFSVILNQRTGKCSACNVRRVSEGPKPVATPRPDRLVNRLKSITLDDASAPRLVIVRQPRGPDNSKGFNVERKTRQPGVID